The genomic interval GGACAAAGAGCAGCAGGAGAGgtagggggggaaatggggacAAAATGTCCAAAGTgaaatctttcttcttttcctttggcACAGAATCTCCTTCGATTCTACCAGGTATCCAAAATACATTCCTGAAGCCTACTGCCTGTGCAAGGGCTGTCTTACAGGTGATTATGGAGAAGAAAATCTCCATTTTCGAAGTACGCCAGTCTTCATGCCGACAGTCATCTTGCACCGAACCACATCCTGCACGGGCGGCCGCTACGTTTACACTGAGGATTATGTCTCCATTCCTGTGGGCTGCACCTGTGTACCAGAACATGAAAAAGAAGCACAGCAAGTGAATTCCAGCATAGATAAAAGAGCAGTGAAATTGCTGGGGAATCAGAATGATGACAAGCCAGCATCCAaatgaggaatggaaaggaggCCAGAAACAAAGGATGTTTTGGTTCATAACTTCCGTTTCAGAGAACTGTAATCTCTACTTCCTGCAACAGAGTTCGTCTCAGTTTATTTCACAGAACTTGGGGTCAATTGTAATTAAAATTTTACTTCCTTTAAaaatgtggctcagt from Thamnophis elegans isolate rThaEle1 chromosome 6, rThaEle1.pri, whole genome shotgun sequence carries:
- the IL17D gene encoding LOW QUALITY PROTEIN: interleukin-17D (The sequence of the model RefSeq protein was modified relative to this genomic sequence to represent the inferred CDS: deleted 2 bases in 1 codon), producing MRSRSCTDRPEELLEQLYGRLTAGMLSAFHHTLQLEPLENDQNISCPVGGRLATDKKYRLPINLNSVSPWSYRISFDSTRYPKYIPEAYCLCKGCLTGDYGEENLHFRSTPVFMPTVILHRTTSCTGGRYVYTEDYVSIPVGCTCVPEHEKETASEFQHR